In Prunus dulcis chromosome 1, ALMONDv2, whole genome shotgun sequence, the following are encoded in one genomic region:
- the LOC117615880 gene encoding villin-4 isoform X1, protein MAVSMRDLDPAFTGSGQKAGLEIWRIENFRPAPVPKSSYGNFFMGDSYVILKTTASKSGALRHDIHYWLGKDTSQDEAGTAAVKTVELDAALGGRAVQYREVQGHETAKFLSYFKPCIIPQEGGVASGFKHAEAEEHKTRLFVCKGKHVVHVKEVPFARSSLSHDDIFILDTQSKIFQFNGSNSSIQERAKALEVLQYIKDTYHDGKCEIASIEDGKLMADAESGEFWGLFGGFAPLPRKTATNEDKCFDSYPTKLLCVEKGKAEPVEADSLTRDLLDTNKCYLLDCGLEMFVWMGRNTSLDERRSASGAAEELVRGPDRSKCHIIRVIEGFETVMFRSKFDSWPQTTDVAVSEDGRGKVAALLKRQGVDVKGLLKADPVKEEPQPYIDCTGNLQVWRVNGQEKILLPPSDQSKFYSGDCYIFHYSYPGEDKEEHLIGTWFGKQSVEEERASAISLASKVVESLKFLAAQARIYEGSEPIQFYSIFQSIIVLKGGLSDGYKNYVAEKQVPDETYQEDGVALFRVQGTGPDNMQAIQVDAVASSLNSSYCYILHSGSTVFTWSGGLANSDDQELVERQLDLIKPNLQSKTQKENVESEQFWDLLGGKSEYPSQKIVRSAESDPRLFSCTFSNGNLKVVEIYNFTQDDLMTEDIFILDCHSDIFVWVGQQVNSKDRMHALTIGEKFIEHDFLMEKLSREASIYIVMEGSEPPFFTRFFSWDSAKSSMHGNSFQRKLSILKNGGTPTLNKPKRRAPVSYGGRSSVPEKSQRSRSMSFSPDRVRVRGRSPAFNALAATFENANARNLSTPPPMVRKLYPKSVTPDSSKLASKSSAIASITAGFEKPGPARESNIPRSPKMNSGAPKPKLETNNKENSMTSRLETLTIEEDVKEGEAEDEGLPVYPYEHLKTTSSDPITDIDVTKREIYLSSEEFRENFGMAKDAFYKLPKWKQNKLKMALYLF, encoded by the exons atggctGTTTCCATGAGAGATTTGGATCCAGCTTTCACGGGATCTGGACAAAAGGC TGGACTTGAAATATGGCGCATTGAAAACTTTCGTCCTGCTCCTGTCCCAAAGTCCTCttatggaaatttttttatgggaGACTCTTATGTGATCCTGAAA ACAACAGCCTCAAAAAGTGGTGCTTTGCGGCATGATATCCATTATTGGCTTGGGAAAGATACTTCTCAG GATGAAGCTGGAACCGCAGCCGTCAAGACAGTTGAATTAGATGCAGCTCTTGGAGGACGTGCTGTCCAGTATCGCGAAGTACAGGGTCATGAAACTGCAAAGTTCCTATCTTATTTCAAACCATGTATCATACCTCAGGAAGGTGGAGTTGCATCTGGGTTCAAACATGCTGAGGCTGAAGAACACAAGACACGGTTGTTTGTGTGCAAAGGAAAGCATGTTGTCCATGTCAAAGAG GTTCCTTTTGCTCGATCTTCACTCAGCCACGATGACATTTTTATTCTGGATACCCAGtctaaaatatttcaatttaatgGTTCCAACTCATCCATTCAAGAAAGAGCTAAGGCGTTAGAAGTTCTCCAGTACATTAAAGACACATATCATGATGGGAAATGTGAGATAGCTTCCATTG AGGATGGGAAGTTGATGGCTGATGCTGAAAGTGGAGAATTTTGGGGTTTATTTGGTGGCTTTGCTCCACTTCCAAGGAAAACAGCCACCAATGAAGATAAATGTTTTGATTCTTATCCTACCAAGCTACTTTG CGTTGAGAAGGGGAAGGCAGAACCAGTTGAGGCTGATTCTTTGACGAGGGATTTGCTAGACACAAATAAGTGCTATCTTCTAGATTGTGGGTTGGAAATGTTTGTTTGGATGGGGAGAAATACATCTCTTGATGAAAGGCGGAGTGCAAGTGGAGCTGCAGAA GAGTTAGTCCGCGGTCCTGATCGATCGAAATGCCACATAATTCGTGTAATTGAGGGCTTTGAGACAGTAATGTTTAGGTCAAAATTCGATTCATGGCCTCAAACAACTGATGTAGCTGTGTCAGAGGATGGTAGGGGCAAGGTTGCAG CACTCCTCAAGCGTCAAGGGGTTGATGTGAAGGGTCTACTGAAAGCTGATCCCGTAAAAGAAGAACCTCAACCATACATTGATTGCACGGGAAATCTGCAG GTTTGGCGTGTGAATGGGCAGGAAAAGATTCTACTTCCACCTTCTGATCAATCAAAATTTTACAGTGGAGATTGCTATATTTTCCATTATTCATATCCAGGAGAGGATAAAGAGGAGCATCTTATAGGAACATGGTTTGGAAAGCAGAGTGTTGAG GAAGAAAGAGCGTCAGCTATTTCACTAGCCAGCAAGGTGGTTGAGTCATTGAAGTTTCTAGCTGCCCAG GCTCGTATCTATGAAGGCAGTGAACCAATTCAGTTCTATTCAATCTTCCAAAGCATAATTGTATTGAAG GGTGGTCTAAGTGATGGATACAAAAACTATGTTGCGGAGAAGCAAGTTCCAGACGAGACATATCAAGAAGATGGTGTGGCATTATTTCGTGTCCAGGGAACTGGGCCAGATAATATGCAAGCAATACAAGTTGATGCA GTTGCATCATCTTTGAATTCCTCCTACTGCTATATATTACATAGTGGCTCAACTGTCTTTACGTGGTCTGGAGGCCTCGCAAACTCGGATGACCAGGAACTTGTTGAGAGGCAGCTCGATCTGATAAAG CCAAATCTTCAGTCGAAAACACAAAAGGAGAATGTTGAGTCTGAACAGTTTTGGGATCTGTTGGGAGGAAAATCTGAGTATCCAAGCCAAAAGATTGTAAGATCTGCAGAAAGTGACCCTCGCCTATTTTCCTGCACCTTCTCGAATG GCAATTTGAAG GTAGTGGAGATATACAACTTCACCCAGGACGATTTGATGACTGAAGATATATTCATCTTGGATTGTCACTCAGACATCTTTGTTTGGGTCGGCCAACAGGTCAACTCCAAGGATAGGATGCATGCTTTAACTATTGGGGAG AAATTTATCGAACATGATTTTCTTATGGAAAAATTATCTCGTGAAGCTTCAATATATATTGTCATGGAAGGAAGTGAGCCACCTTTCTTCACGCGCTTCTTCAGTTGGGACTCTGCAAAATCTTCT ATGCATGGGAACTCATTCCAAAGGAAACTTAGTATTCTGAAAAACGGGGGTACTCCAACTTTAAAT AAACCGAAACGGAGAGCACCTGTATCTTATGGTGGAAGGTCTAGTGTGCCAGAAAAATCACAGCGTTCCAGAAGCATGTCTTTCAGCCCTGATCGAGTTCGTGTGAGGGGCAGATCTCCAGCCTTCAATGCATTGGCTGCTACTTTTGAGAATGCTAATGCCAGGAACCTTTCAACTCCACCACCAATGGTCAGAAAGTTATACCCCAAATCTGTGACCCCAGATTCATCAAAATTGGCTTCAAAATCATCAGCTATAGCATCAATCACTGCTGGCTTTGAAAAACCAGGACCAGCAAGAGAATCCAATATACCAAGATCGCCTAAAA TGAACTCAGGGGCCCCCAAACCAAAACTTGAGACGAATAACAAGGAGAATTCTATGACCAGTCGACTAGAAACCCTCACCATAGAGGAAGATGTGAAGGAGGGTGAAGCAGAAGATGAGGGTCTCCCAGTATACCCATATGAACACCTTAAAACAACATCATCAGATCCTATTACAGATATTGATGTGACGAAGCGAGAG ATTTACTTGTCATCAGAGGAGTTCAGGGAGAATTTCGGAATGGCAAAGGATGCTTTTTATAAGTTGCCAAAGTGGAAACAGAACAAGCTTAAAATGGCCCTTTACTTGTTTTGA
- the LOC117615880 gene encoding villin-4 isoform X2, whose amino-acid sequence MAVSMRDLDPAFTGSGQKAGLEIWRIENFRPAPVPKSSYGNFFMGDSYVILKTTASKSGALRHDIHYWLGKDTSQDEAGTAAVKTVELDAALGGRAVQYREVQGHETAKFLSYFKPCIIPQEGGVASGFKHAEAEEHKTRLFVCKGKHVVHVKEVPFARSSLSHDDIFILDTQSKIFQFNGSNSSIQERAKALEVLQYIKDTYHDGKCEIASIEDGKLMADAESGEFWGLFGGFAPLPRKTATNEDKCFDSYPTKLLCVEKGKAEPVEADSLTRDLLDTNKCYLLDCGLEMFVWMGRNTSLDERRSASGAAEELVRGPDRSKCHIIRVIEGFETVMFRSKFDSWPQTTDVAVSEDGRGKVAALLKRQGVDVKGLLKADPVKEEPQPYIDCTGNLQVWRVNGQEKILLPPSDQSKFYSGDCYIFHYSYPGEDKEEHLIGTWFGKQSVEEERASAISLASKVVESLKFLAAQARIYEGSEPIQFYSIFQSIIVLKGGLSDGYKNYVAEKQVPDETYQEDGVALFRVQGTGPDNMQAIQVDAPNLQSKTQKENVESEQFWDLLGGKSEYPSQKIVRSAESDPRLFSCTFSNGNLKVVEIYNFTQDDLMTEDIFILDCHSDIFVWVGQQVNSKDRMHALTIGEKFIEHDFLMEKLSREASIYIVMEGSEPPFFTRFFSWDSAKSSMHGNSFQRKLSILKNGGTPTLNKPKRRAPVSYGGRSSVPEKSQRSRSMSFSPDRVRVRGRSPAFNALAATFENANARNLSTPPPMVRKLYPKSVTPDSSKLASKSSAIASITAGFEKPGPARESNIPRSPKMNSGAPKPKLETNNKENSMTSRLETLTIEEDVKEGEAEDEGLPVYPYEHLKTTSSDPITDIDVTKREIYLSSEEFRENFGMAKDAFYKLPKWKQNKLKMALYLF is encoded by the exons atggctGTTTCCATGAGAGATTTGGATCCAGCTTTCACGGGATCTGGACAAAAGGC TGGACTTGAAATATGGCGCATTGAAAACTTTCGTCCTGCTCCTGTCCCAAAGTCCTCttatggaaatttttttatgggaGACTCTTATGTGATCCTGAAA ACAACAGCCTCAAAAAGTGGTGCTTTGCGGCATGATATCCATTATTGGCTTGGGAAAGATACTTCTCAG GATGAAGCTGGAACCGCAGCCGTCAAGACAGTTGAATTAGATGCAGCTCTTGGAGGACGTGCTGTCCAGTATCGCGAAGTACAGGGTCATGAAACTGCAAAGTTCCTATCTTATTTCAAACCATGTATCATACCTCAGGAAGGTGGAGTTGCATCTGGGTTCAAACATGCTGAGGCTGAAGAACACAAGACACGGTTGTTTGTGTGCAAAGGAAAGCATGTTGTCCATGTCAAAGAG GTTCCTTTTGCTCGATCTTCACTCAGCCACGATGACATTTTTATTCTGGATACCCAGtctaaaatatttcaatttaatgGTTCCAACTCATCCATTCAAGAAAGAGCTAAGGCGTTAGAAGTTCTCCAGTACATTAAAGACACATATCATGATGGGAAATGTGAGATAGCTTCCATTG AGGATGGGAAGTTGATGGCTGATGCTGAAAGTGGAGAATTTTGGGGTTTATTTGGTGGCTTTGCTCCACTTCCAAGGAAAACAGCCACCAATGAAGATAAATGTTTTGATTCTTATCCTACCAAGCTACTTTG CGTTGAGAAGGGGAAGGCAGAACCAGTTGAGGCTGATTCTTTGACGAGGGATTTGCTAGACACAAATAAGTGCTATCTTCTAGATTGTGGGTTGGAAATGTTTGTTTGGATGGGGAGAAATACATCTCTTGATGAAAGGCGGAGTGCAAGTGGAGCTGCAGAA GAGTTAGTCCGCGGTCCTGATCGATCGAAATGCCACATAATTCGTGTAATTGAGGGCTTTGAGACAGTAATGTTTAGGTCAAAATTCGATTCATGGCCTCAAACAACTGATGTAGCTGTGTCAGAGGATGGTAGGGGCAAGGTTGCAG CACTCCTCAAGCGTCAAGGGGTTGATGTGAAGGGTCTACTGAAAGCTGATCCCGTAAAAGAAGAACCTCAACCATACATTGATTGCACGGGAAATCTGCAG GTTTGGCGTGTGAATGGGCAGGAAAAGATTCTACTTCCACCTTCTGATCAATCAAAATTTTACAGTGGAGATTGCTATATTTTCCATTATTCATATCCAGGAGAGGATAAAGAGGAGCATCTTATAGGAACATGGTTTGGAAAGCAGAGTGTTGAG GAAGAAAGAGCGTCAGCTATTTCACTAGCCAGCAAGGTGGTTGAGTCATTGAAGTTTCTAGCTGCCCAG GCTCGTATCTATGAAGGCAGTGAACCAATTCAGTTCTATTCAATCTTCCAAAGCATAATTGTATTGAAG GGTGGTCTAAGTGATGGATACAAAAACTATGTTGCGGAGAAGCAAGTTCCAGACGAGACATATCAAGAAGATGGTGTGGCATTATTTCGTGTCCAGGGAACTGGGCCAGATAATATGCAAGCAATACAAGTTGATGCA CCAAATCTTCAGTCGAAAACACAAAAGGAGAATGTTGAGTCTGAACAGTTTTGGGATCTGTTGGGAGGAAAATCTGAGTATCCAAGCCAAAAGATTGTAAGATCTGCAGAAAGTGACCCTCGCCTATTTTCCTGCACCTTCTCGAATG GCAATTTGAAG GTAGTGGAGATATACAACTTCACCCAGGACGATTTGATGACTGAAGATATATTCATCTTGGATTGTCACTCAGACATCTTTGTTTGGGTCGGCCAACAGGTCAACTCCAAGGATAGGATGCATGCTTTAACTATTGGGGAG AAATTTATCGAACATGATTTTCTTATGGAAAAATTATCTCGTGAAGCTTCAATATATATTGTCATGGAAGGAAGTGAGCCACCTTTCTTCACGCGCTTCTTCAGTTGGGACTCTGCAAAATCTTCT ATGCATGGGAACTCATTCCAAAGGAAACTTAGTATTCTGAAAAACGGGGGTACTCCAACTTTAAAT AAACCGAAACGGAGAGCACCTGTATCTTATGGTGGAAGGTCTAGTGTGCCAGAAAAATCACAGCGTTCCAGAAGCATGTCTTTCAGCCCTGATCGAGTTCGTGTGAGGGGCAGATCTCCAGCCTTCAATGCATTGGCTGCTACTTTTGAGAATGCTAATGCCAGGAACCTTTCAACTCCACCACCAATGGTCAGAAAGTTATACCCCAAATCTGTGACCCCAGATTCATCAAAATTGGCTTCAAAATCATCAGCTATAGCATCAATCACTGCTGGCTTTGAAAAACCAGGACCAGCAAGAGAATCCAATATACCAAGATCGCCTAAAA TGAACTCAGGGGCCCCCAAACCAAAACTTGAGACGAATAACAAGGAGAATTCTATGACCAGTCGACTAGAAACCCTCACCATAGAGGAAGATGTGAAGGAGGGTGAAGCAGAAGATGAGGGTCTCCCAGTATACCCATATGAACACCTTAAAACAACATCATCAGATCCTATTACAGATATTGATGTGACGAAGCGAGAG ATTTACTTGTCATCAGAGGAGTTCAGGGAGAATTTCGGAATGGCAAAGGATGCTTTTTATAAGTTGCCAAAGTGGAAACAGAACAAGCTTAAAATGGCCCTTTACTTGTTTTGA
- the LOC117615881 gene encoding putative glucose-6-phosphate 1-epimerase: MSSDKAPIAAASASAAAATNALSGSSGSGGVAAANANAKLLHPGAEFSKGINGLDKVVLRDPRGSVAEVYLYGGHVTSWKNDHGEELLFVSSKAIFKPPKAIRGGIPICFPQFSNLGSLDAHGFARNRFWSIDSDPSPFPTNTSNKVAVDLILRPSEEDMKTWPHSYEYRLRVALGPGGDLTLISRIRNTNSDGKPFSFTFAYHTYFSVSDISEVRVEGLETLDYLDNLQNRKRCTEQGDAITFESEVDKIYLSTPTKIAILDHEKKRTFVIRKDGLPDAVVWNPWDKKSKAMADFGDDEYKHMLCVETAAIEKPITLKPGEEWRGRQELSAVPSSYCSGQLDPRKVLQGS, translated from the exons ATGAGTAGCGATAAGGCTCCCATTGctgctgcttctgcttctgctgctGCAGCCACCAATGCGTTAAGTGGTAGTAGCGGCAGTGGCGGTGTTGCTGCTGCTAATGCCAATGCGAAGCTTCTTCATCCTGGCGCTGAATTCAGCAAGGGCATCAATGGCCTCGACAAGGTCGTCCTCCGTGATCCGCGTGGCAGTGTCGCCGAG GTGTATTTGTATGGGGGTCATGTAACATCATGGAAGAATGATCATGGAGAGGAATTGCTTTTTGTTAGCAGTAAG GCTATATTTAAGCCTCCAAAAGCTATTCGTGGGGGAATCCCGATATGCTTTCCTCAG TTTTCAAATCTTGGTTCTCTTGATGCGCATGGATTTGCTAGAAACAGATTTTGGAGCATTGACTCTGATCCATCTCCTTTTCCAACAAATACCTCCAATAAGGTTGCTGTTGATTTGATCCTTAGGCCTAGTGAAGAAGATATGAAGACCTGGCCTCACAG TTATGAGTACCGACTACGGGTAGCTTTGGGACCTGGAGGAGATCTGACGTTGATATCTCGCATCAGGAATACTAACTCTGATGGAAAGCCATTCTCGTTCACATTTGCATATCACACTTATTTCTCTGTTTCAGATATCAG TGAAGTTCGTGTAGAAGGATTGGAGACCTTGGATTATCTTGACAACTTGCAGAACAGGAAACGTTGCACGGAACAAGGTGATGCTATAACATTTGAATCAGAG GTTGACAAAATATATCTCAGCACTCCTACAAAGATTGCAATTTTGGAtcatgagaagaagagaacatTTGTAATACGCAAAGATGGTCTTCCAGATGCTG TGGTGTGGAATCCCTGGGATAAGAAGTCGAAGGCTATGGCTGATTTTGGAGATGATGAGTACAAGCATATGCTGTGTGTGGAGACTGCTGCTATTGAGAAACCTATCACACTGAAACCTGGAGAGGAGTGGAGAGGAAGGCAGGAGCTTTCAGCTGTTCCTTCCAGTTACTGTAGTGGGCAACTTGATCCTCGAAAGGTTCTCCAGGGCAGCTGA
- the LOC117616573 gene encoding peroxidase 16-like, with translation MEARSCIVLSAFLIPFLLGTACAQLRTDFYKGTCPNVESLVTSAVKTKFQQTFVTAPATLRLFFHDCFVRGCDASVLVQSPTNQAEKDHPDNLSLAGDGFDTVIKAKAAVDSDPNCRNKVSCADILALATRDVVNLAGGPSYTVELGRRDGRVSTIASVQRRLPHPTFNLDQLNTMFSSHGLTQTDMIALSGAHTLGFSHCNRFSNRIYNFSPAKRIDPTLNSAYALQLRQMCPTNVDPRIAINMDPTTPRTFDNVYFQNLQQGKGLFTSDQILFTDKRAQATINTFASSNAAFNRAFVQAMTKLGRVGVLTGNQGEIRSDCTRPN, from the exons ATGGAAGCTCGCAGTTGTATTGTTCTCTCAGCTTTTCTCATCCCTTTTCTGCTTGGAACAGCTTGTGCTCAACTTAGGACAGATTTCTACAAAGGCACATGTCCAAATGTTGAGTCCTTGGTCACCTCAGCTGTCAAAACCAAGTTCCAGCAGACCTTTGTGACTGCTCCAGCCACTCTAAGACTCTTCTTCCACGACTGCTTCGTTCGG GGTTGTGATGCTTCGGTGTTGGTTCAATCACCGACGAATCAGGCGGAGAAGGATCATCCCGATAACCTTTCGCTAGCTGGAGATGGATTTGACACGGTGATCAAAGCCAAGGCAGCGGTTGATAGTGACCCTAACTGCAGAAACAAAGTTTCATGTGCAGATATTCTTGCTCTGGCAACTAGAGATGTTGTAAACCTG GCTGGGGGACCATCTTATACAGTTGAATTGGGGAGGCGTGATGGAAGGGTATCTACCATTGCCAGTGTTCAAAGACGTCTTCCTCACCCTACTTTCAATCTCGACCAGCTTAACACCATGTTTAGCTCTCATGGTCTCACCCAAACTGACATGATCGCATTATCAG GTGCACACACACTTGGCTTCTCTCATTGCAACCGCTTCTCAAATCGAATCTACAACTTCAGCCCCGCAAAGCGTATTGATCCAACACTGAATTCAGCATACGCATTGCAGCTCAGACAGATGTGCCCCACTAACGTGGATCCAAGAATCGCCATTAACATGGACCCAACCACACCCCGGACATTTGACAATGTCTACTTCCAGAACCTTCAGCAAGGAAAGGGTCTGTTCACCTCTGATCAGATACTATTTACAGATAAAAGAGCACAGGCCACCATCAACACATTTGCATCAAGCAATGCAGCCTTTAACCGGGCTTTTGTGCAAGCCATGACCAAGTTAGGCAGAGTTGGGGTTCTGACTGGAAATCAAGGTGAAATTCGGAGTGATTGCACCCGTCCAAACTAG